Proteins encoded together in one Shewanella acanthi window:
- a CDS encoding ABC transporter permease, with the protein MWLRIFAILIKELRQLSRDRMTFGMIVMIPLVQLMLFGYAINTDARHLPAGLVNLADSSYSRALIKAVEETQVVDFKKTYYSASEAEDAITRGEVKAVLYLGKDLDERIIRHPSFVGPSYLSEPVGQWLVDGSDTVVASTIKGLRQMPLDEVAGREVKASTPTFEVVLYFNPEQRSVINIVPGLLGVILTMTMVMFTSAAIVREREQGNMEFLITTPVRPLELMLGKITPYVLVGFIQLSIILTAGHFLFGVPIRGGIDSIALAAMLFICASLTLGLVISTIAKTQLQSMQMTVFILLPSILLSGFMFPYEAMPVAAQWIAEALPATHFMRMSRAIVLREAEVMDLQFDALWLVAFTIIGLLVASLRFSKRLD; encoded by the coding sequence ATGTGGCTTAGGATTTTCGCTATCCTTATCAAGGAGCTTAGGCAGCTATCTCGGGATCGTATGACCTTTGGCATGATAGTGATGATCCCGCTGGTGCAGCTCATGCTGTTTGGTTATGCCATCAATACCGACGCGCGCCACTTGCCCGCAGGTCTGGTGAATTTAGCAGATTCCAGCTATAGCCGTGCGCTCATTAAGGCGGTTGAAGAGACTCAAGTAGTGGATTTTAAAAAGACCTATTATAGCGCCAGTGAAGCCGAAGATGCCATCACTCGGGGCGAGGTGAAGGCCGTGCTATACCTTGGCAAAGATTTGGATGAGCGCATTATCCGTCACCCGAGTTTTGTCGGCCCTAGCTACCTCAGCGAACCCGTTGGTCAGTGGTTGGTGGATGGCTCAGATACGGTTGTGGCCTCGACGATAAAGGGGCTTCGGCAGATGCCGCTGGATGAAGTGGCGGGCAGGGAAGTTAAAGCCAGTACGCCCACCTTTGAGGTGGTGCTGTATTTCAACCCAGAGCAGCGATCCGTTATCAATATCGTGCCAGGGCTATTGGGGGTTATCCTGACCATGACCATGGTCATGTTCACTTCGGCCGCGATTGTGCGTGAGCGTGAACAGGGCAATATGGAGTTTTTAATCACGACGCCGGTAAGGCCACTTGAGTTGATGTTGGGCAAAATAACCCCCTATGTATTAGTGGGTTTTATCCAATTAAGCATTATTTTGACCGCGGGGCATTTTTTGTTTGGCGTGCCCATTCGCGGCGGTATTGATTCTATCGCACTCGCTGCCATGCTGTTTATCTGCGCCAGTCTTACCTTAGGGCTCGTCATTTCCACCATTGCTAAAACCCAGTTGCAGTCGATGCAGATGACAGTATTTATTCTGCTGCCCTCAATCTTACTCTCAGGATTTATGTTTCCCTATGAGGCCATGCCCGTCGCGGCGCAGTGGATTGCCGAGGCGCTGCCGGCAACCCATTTTATGCGGATGTCCCGTGCTATTGTGCTTAGGGAAGCCGAAGTGATGGATTTACAGTTTGACGCCCTGTGGCTGGTCGCGTTCACCATTATTGGATTATTAGTCGCAAGTCTAAGATTCTCTAAGCGTTTGGATTAG
- a CDS encoding ABC transporter ATP-binding protein has translation MSQKYAIETQGMTRAFGGVNAVENLDLAIPKGTIYGFLGPNGCGKSTSIRMLTGLLSPTSGHIRVLGETLPGGEEKLRRRIGYMTQKFSLYENLSVRENLEFVAQIYGLNRIETKIRLSELLELYDLAKREKQMAGSMSGGQRQRLALAAATLHKPELLFLDEPTSAVDPENRREFWERLFDLCAQGTTILVSTHYMDEAERCHSLAILERGIKRADGSPQQLMAAMGAWVVEVSGSSLRALKQSLLMDDAVLSAAQIGSRLRVLVRQEISEPLDWLAPRVAGRSMEMVRPSLEDVFVTCTGERALPSGIGNNRQEGGHVA, from the coding sequence ATGAGCCAAAAGTATGCCATCGAAACCCAAGGCATGACCCGCGCCTTTGGCGGCGTGAATGCGGTCGAAAACCTCGACTTAGCCATCCCGAAGGGGACGATCTATGGCTTTCTTGGCCCTAATGGCTGCGGCAAATCCACCTCTATTCGCATGCTGACAGGGCTTTTGAGCCCAACTTCGGGGCATATTCGCGTGTTAGGGGAAACCCTGCCGGGCGGCGAGGAGAAACTTAGGCGCCGCATCGGTTATATGACCCAAAAATTTTCCCTCTATGAGAACCTCTCGGTACGGGAAAATCTCGAGTTTGTCGCGCAAATCTATGGTCTTAATCGAATAGAGACTAAAATTCGCTTATCTGAATTACTGGAGTTATACGATTTAGCGAAGCGTGAGAAGCAAATGGCGGGTTCCATGAGTGGCGGTCAGCGCCAGCGGTTGGCATTAGCCGCAGCAACCTTGCATAAGCCCGAGTTACTCTTCCTCGATGAGCCCACCTCGGCGGTCGACCCTGAGAATCGCCGCGAGTTTTGGGAGCGATTATTCGACCTCTGTGCACAAGGCACCACGATTTTAGTCTCGACCCACTATATGGATGAGGCTGAGCGCTGCCATAGCCTAGCGATTCTAGAACGGGGAATTAAACGCGCCGATGGCTCGCCACAGCAACTTATGGCGGCGATGGGCGCTTGGGTGGTTGAAGTCAGCGGCAGCTCCCTTCGCGCGTTGAAACAATCCTTATTAATGGATGATGCCGTGTTATCGGCGGCGCAAATAGGCAGTCGATTAAGGGTGTTAGTGCGACAGGAGATTAGTGAGCCGCTGGATTGGTTAGCGCCTAGGGTTGCTGGTAGGTCAATGGAAATGGTGCGTCCAAGCCTTGAGGATGTGTTTGTCACGTGCACTGGGGAGCGGGCGTTGCCGAGCGGTATTGGCAACAATCGGCAGGAGGGCGGCCATGTGGCTTAG
- a CDS encoding HlyD family secretion protein: MLLLQGCSDDSSRVYGTVERDRLTLSAPVGELISTIYVVEGQRVAAGAVLLELDSTSAKVRLAMRQAEYKQAQAKLAEAVTGSRAEDIDKARAALNGANASVKEAQNNFERTRQLFVTKVLSQADLDAARAARDTSLAKQAEAEQSLRLLQNGTRSEQVEQAKAAVDIALAAVALEQKAIQDLTLVAAREAVVDTLPWREGDRVAAGTQLLGLLATDNPYVRVYLPATWLSSVKVGSHVNILVDGRAKAIAGTIRNIHSQPAYTPFYALNERDRSRLMYLTDITLSEEGQDLPTGMALEVQLP; this comes from the coding sequence ATGCTACTGTTGCAGGGCTGTAGCGATGATTCGTCTCGGGTGTATGGAACCGTTGAGCGCGATAGATTAACCCTCAGCGCCCCCGTTGGTGAGCTTATTTCAACGATCTATGTGGTTGAGGGGCAAAGGGTGGCCGCGGGAGCCGTCTTGCTCGAACTCGATAGCACCTCAGCCAAGGTGCGCCTTGCGATGCGTCAAGCCGAGTATAAGCAGGCGCAGGCAAAGCTTGCCGAGGCAGTAACAGGTTCACGTGCTGAAGACATAGATAAAGCCCGCGCGGCCCTCAATGGCGCCAATGCCAGTGTTAAAGAGGCGCAGAATAATTTTGAGCGCACACGGCAATTATTTGTCACTAAGGTGCTCAGCCAAGCGGATTTAGATGCGGCTCGCGCGGCGCGCGATACCAGTCTTGCCAAGCAGGCCGAAGCGGAGCAGAGCTTAAGGCTGTTACAAAACGGCACCCGAAGTGAGCAAGTTGAACAGGCTAAAGCCGCGGTGGACATTGCATTGGCCGCCGTGGCCTTGGAACAAAAAGCCATCCAGGATTTAACACTGGTGGCTGCCCGCGAAGCCGTAGTCGACACCCTACCTTGGCGTGAAGGTGACAGAGTCGCCGCTGGCACGCAATTACTCGGCCTATTGGCAACGGATAATCCCTATGTGCGGGTATATTTACCTGCGACTTGGCTGAGCAGTGTAAAGGTAGGTTCCCATGTCAATATTCTGGTCGATGGCCGAGCTAAAGCGATTGCCGGAACCATACGCAATATTCACAGTCAGCCGGCCTATACGCCGTTTTATGCGCTAAATGAGCGTGACCGCTCAAGGCTGATGTACCTGACGGATATTACTCTTTCCGAGGAGGGACAGGATTTACCGACGGGGATGGCGCTGGAAGTACAGTTGCCATGA
- a CDS encoding DMT family transporter yields MNPSPAFAIVLALLAASLMGTIGVFARFTDLPAEQITFYRLLLGSLFLMTFMLFTGKGREIWHKPSKRTLINGAMLSGFMAFYIEAIQYTQMANVIMIIYLAPLVSAVFAHFVYGEKLNRLNVTGVVIAMIGFVLMLPMTSSQTIYESELRGYFYAMLALFTYSGFILINRKPSASSPYQSTLVQLSVGALCLLPLVLQSPSLPSAEQFGWLLAIGFFPGFLAILFAVKALRQLPSVTYGTLSYIEPVVVVVLAWSLFGEVLSMIQLTGVALIIFAGIAQGFLSQRHNSKCTKASSVCHN; encoded by the coding sequence ATGAATCCCTCCCCCGCATTTGCCATCGTGCTGGCGCTACTTGCTGCTAGCTTGATGGGCACAATTGGTGTATTTGCTCGATTTACCGACCTACCTGCCGAACAAATTACTTTTTATCGTCTTTTGCTGGGCTCACTATTTTTAATGACATTTATGCTCTTCACCGGCAAAGGCCGCGAAATTTGGCATAAACCCAGTAAACGAACCTTAATTAATGGTGCCATGCTTTCGGGTTTTATGGCCTTTTATATCGAGGCTATTCAATACACCCAAATGGCGAATGTGATCATGATTATCTATCTAGCCCCCTTGGTGTCGGCCGTGTTTGCCCATTTTGTCTATGGCGAGAAGCTTAATCGCCTCAATGTGACTGGGGTGGTGATTGCGATGATAGGCTTTGTGTTGATGCTGCCGATGACATCGAGCCAAACAATATATGAGTCAGAACTGCGGGGTTATTTCTATGCCATGCTGGCGCTCTTCACCTATAGCGGATTTATCCTGATTAACCGTAAACCCAGCGCCAGTTCACCCTATCAAAGTACGCTGGTACAGCTCAGTGTCGGTGCTCTGTGCCTATTGCCACTCGTATTGCAATCACCATCGCTGCCAAGCGCCGAGCAATTTGGCTGGCTGTTAGCGATTGGTTTTTTTCCTGGATTTTTAGCGATTTTGTTTGCGGTAAAAGCCTTAAGGCAATTGCCATCTGTCACCTATGGCACCCTTTCCTATATTGAGCCTGTGGTGGTCGTAGTGCTGGCATGGTCACTTTTTGGTGAGGTATTAAGCATGATTCAACTTACTGGCGTCGCATTAATTATCTTTGCAGGTATAGCGCAAGGCTTTTTAAGCCAGCGACATAACTCAAAATGCACTAAAGCCTCCTCAGTTTGCCATAATTGA
- a CDS encoding lipocalin family protein — MKKFLLIMSALILQGCTGLPDNVEPVKDFELNRYLGQWYEIARLDHSFERGLSQVTAEYSLKPDGGVKVINRGYNAAKQKWKEAEGKAYFVNGADEAYLKVSFFGPFYGAYVVFGLDKQAYQYAFVSGPDTDYLWLLARTPTLSPEVIKQFVEMASARGFDTDNLIYVEQKAEVKQ; from the coding sequence TTGAAAAAATTCCTCCTGATCATGAGTGCATTAATCCTGCAGGGGTGTACAGGACTCCCCGACAATGTCGAACCCGTTAAGGACTTTGAGCTAAATCGATATTTAGGTCAATGGTATGAAATTGCTAGATTAGATCACTCCTTTGAGCGTGGATTATCCCAAGTGACTGCCGAATACAGTCTTAAGCCTGATGGCGGTGTTAAAGTGATTAATCGTGGCTACAATGCCGCCAAACAAAAATGGAAAGAGGCCGAAGGTAAAGCTTATTTTGTCAATGGAGCTGACGAAGCCTACTTAAAAGTCTCCTTCTTTGGGCCATTTTATGGCGCCTATGTGGTCTTTGGCCTCGACAAACAAGCCTATCAATATGCCTTTGTCTCAGGGCCTGATACAGATTATCTATGGCTTCTGGCAAGAACGCCGACGTTATCCCCTGAGGTGATTAAGCAATTTGTCGAGATGGCGAGCGCACGAGGCTTTGATACTGACAACTTGATTTATGTCGAGCAAAAAGCCGAGGTAAAGCAATAA
- a CDS encoding ABC-F family ATPase, with amino-acid sequence MITTANITMQFGSKPLFENISVKFGGGNRYGLIGANGCGKSTFMKILCGDLEPSSGNVSLDVNERLGKLSQNQFGYEEFTLIDTVIMGHRELWKVKQERDRIYSLPEMSEEDGIAVANLEMEFAEMDGYTAESRAGELLLGVGIGIESHFGLMSEIAPGLKLRVLLAQALFSDPDVLLLDEPTNNLDIDTIRWLQDVLNQRDSTMIIISHDRYFLNSVCTHMADLDYGELRVYPGNYDEYMQAATQARERLLADNAKKKAQISELQTFVARFSANASKAKQATSRARQIDKIKLEEVKASSRVNPFIRFDQEKKLFRNALVVENLAKGYDTPLFKDLNLIVEVGERIAILGENGVGKTTLLRTLIHDIPQDEGHIQWSENSNIGYYAQDHESDFANDMTLFEWMSQWRKPEDDDQAVRGILGRMLFSADDIKKSVKVLSGGEKGRMLFGKLIMQKPNILMLDEPTNHMDMESIESLNNALEKYEGTLLFVSHDRAFVSSLANRILEITPNGVNDFKGTYDEFLASKGIEG; translated from the coding sequence TTGATCACTACAGCGAATATCACCATGCAGTTTGGCTCTAAGCCACTGTTTGAAAACATCTCAGTCAAATTCGGCGGCGGTAACCGTTACGGTCTTATCGGTGCGAACGGCTGCGGTAAATCAACCTTCATGAAGATCCTTTGCGGTGATCTAGAGCCGAGCAGCGGTAACGTATCCTTAGACGTCAACGAGCGTTTGGGTAAGTTAAGCCAGAACCAATTCGGTTATGAGGAATTCACCCTCATCGATACCGTTATCATGGGCCACCGTGAACTGTGGAAAGTAAAACAAGAGCGTGACCGTATTTATTCTCTGCCTGAAATGAGCGAAGAAGACGGCATTGCCGTGGCAAACCTTGAGATGGAATTTGCCGAAATGGACGGTTACACCGCCGAATCCCGTGCCGGTGAACTGCTGCTCGGTGTGGGTATTGGTATTGAAAGCCATTTTGGTCTGATGTCTGAAATCGCTCCAGGTTTAAAACTGCGTGTGTTATTGGCGCAAGCCCTGTTCTCAGACCCAGATGTACTGCTGCTCGACGAACCAACGAACAACTTGGACATCGACACTATCCGTTGGTTACAGGACGTTCTGAACCAACGTGACAGCACCATGATTATCATTTCGCACGACCGTTACTTCTTAAACTCAGTCTGTACCCATATGGCGGACTTAGACTACGGTGAACTGCGCGTTTATCCTGGTAACTACGACGAATACATGCAAGCAGCGACCCAAGCCCGTGAGCGTCTGCTGGCCGACAACGCTAAGAAGAAAGCCCAGATTTCTGAGCTACAAACCTTCGTTGCGCGCTTCTCTGCGAACGCCTCTAAGGCAAAACAAGCGACTTCTCGCGCCCGTCAAATCGATAAAATTAAGCTGGAAGAAGTTAAGGCCTCTAGCCGCGTTAACCCATTCATTCGTTTCGATCAGGAAAAGAAACTGTTCCGTAATGCATTAGTGGTTGAGAACCTGGCGAAAGGTTATGACACGCCGCTGTTTAAAGACTTAAACCTGATTGTAGAAGTGGGCGAGCGCATCGCCATCCTAGGCGAGAACGGTGTGGGTAAAACGACCTTGCTGCGTACCTTGATCCATGATATTCCACAGGATGAAGGCCATATCCAATGGTCTGAAAACAGCAATATCGGTTACTACGCCCAGGATCATGAGTCAGATTTTGCTAACGACATGACTCTCTTCGAGTGGATGAGCCAATGGCGTAAACCGGAGGATGACGACCAAGCGGTTCGCGGTATTTTAGGCCGTATGCTGTTTAGCGCCGACGACATTAAAAAGTCTGTCAAAGTGCTGTCGGGTGGTGAAAAGGGGCGTATGTTATTTGGTAAGCTCATCATGCAAAAACCAAATATCCTGATGCTCGACGAACCAACCAACCACATGGATATGGAATCGATCGAATCATTAAACAACGCGCTGGAAAAATACGAAGGCACTTTACTGTTTGTGAGTCACGACCGCGCATTCGTATCGTCACTGGCGAACCGTATTCTTGAAATCACGCCAAACGGTGTAAATGACTTCAAGGGCACCTACGATGAGTTCCTAGCAAGCAAAGGTATCGAAGGTTAA
- a CDS encoding S9 family peptidase: MELRGYFLHALPMVLLLIGGCMPAQTDDSFSHGNEVQVAPYGSWQSPLSATDVFEQVDEIDDLQSIGNAIYFSEVSGSAQGKVGIKRLIERNIVTQVVSPEFNVKSRVHEYGGAAFLGLGKSLFVTKKQDQLFYRIAPNQEPFPLTPNGTRHADCVPFSRGSRIICVREDHRVGAEPKASLVALNLNYAGEGETLVSGHDFISTPVISPDNAQLAWVTWEHPYMPWDNSVLWLGDLDRKGQLSNIRRINTPKDSSVTQPLFSPDGKLYVISDLNNWWNIYRVSAKGQLQRVLTKNADFAAPDWRLGNHNYAFEDANTVIASYIQGSQAALVRVRLDTGITESLAVDFAEIYQVVKGGDGVYFIGAKSTPEKGIYRVVGRGTELVYAPALVKLDPNYISRSRSIAFATGKNEQAYGYYYEPHNPNYVPLHDTRPPLIVMIHGGPTARASRAYRSEVQYWTTRGFAVLDLNFRGSSGFGRAYRQSLYGKWGESDVEDAVNAAKYLVTKGWVDANKLAIRGVSAAGLTVMSSLAFYDVFHAGVSYEGISDFEQLAKGTHKFESGYLEQLVGPYPENKARYRQLSPLNHLDGLNEPLLIFQSLRNSIVPAAQSQLIYEALKEKGVPTAYITYGDENNGGRTPTQKALGLETELVFYGKIFKFTPAGELPKLTLDNEPVLGSK; the protein is encoded by the coding sequence ATGGAGTTGAGAGGTTATTTTTTACATGCGCTACCGATGGTTCTGTTGCTCATCGGTGGTTGTATGCCCGCACAGACTGATGACTCGTTCTCACATGGTAACGAGGTGCAAGTTGCGCCCTACGGAAGCTGGCAATCCCCACTCTCAGCGACCGACGTATTTGAACAGGTTGATGAAATCGACGATTTGCAAAGCATCGGTAATGCTATTTATTTCTCCGAGGTCAGTGGTAGTGCTCAGGGTAAAGTTGGCATTAAGCGCCTGATAGAAAGAAATATTGTCACTCAAGTAGTGTCCCCTGAGTTTAATGTTAAATCCAGAGTACATGAATATGGTGGCGCCGCTTTTTTAGGCTTGGGCAAGAGCCTGTTTGTAACGAAAAAACAGGACCAACTGTTTTACCGTATTGCGCCAAATCAGGAACCTTTCCCTTTGACACCCAATGGCACTCGTCACGCCGATTGTGTGCCTTTCAGTCGCGGTTCGCGGATTATCTGTGTTCGTGAAGATCATCGTGTTGGAGCAGAACCCAAGGCCAGTTTAGTGGCGCTAAATCTCAATTATGCTGGCGAAGGAGAGACCTTGGTCTCGGGGCACGATTTTATTTCAACGCCAGTGATTTCCCCCGATAATGCCCAATTAGCGTGGGTGACTTGGGAACACCCTTATATGCCTTGGGATAATAGTGTCCTTTGGTTAGGCGACTTAGATAGAAAGGGGCAATTGAGCAATATTCGGCGTATTAATACTCCAAAGGATTCATCTGTTACCCAGCCGCTATTTAGCCCCGACGGTAAATTGTACGTGATCTCCGACCTAAATAATTGGTGGAATATCTATCGAGTATCGGCTAAAGGGCAATTACAACGTGTACTGACTAAAAATGCCGATTTTGCCGCTCCCGATTGGCGATTGGGTAATCATAACTACGCCTTTGAAGACGCGAATACTGTGATCGCCAGTTACATTCAAGGCAGTCAAGCTGCACTGGTACGAGTCCGTTTAGATACGGGGATTACCGAATCCCTAGCTGTGGATTTTGCTGAAATTTATCAAGTGGTTAAAGGTGGTGATGGCGTGTATTTTATTGGCGCCAAGTCAACCCCTGAAAAGGGCATTTATCGTGTTGTAGGTCGAGGCACTGAGCTAGTCTATGCCCCTGCACTAGTAAAACTCGACCCCAATTATATTTCGCGTTCGCGTTCAATCGCCTTTGCCACAGGTAAGAACGAGCAGGCTTACGGTTACTACTACGAACCCCATAACCCCAATTATGTGCCTCTCCACGATACACGGCCACCACTTATCGTGATGATCCACGGCGGTCCAACGGCGCGGGCAAGCCGTGCCTATCGCAGTGAGGTGCAATATTGGACTACCCGTGGTTTTGCAGTACTCGATTTAAACTTCCGTGGCAGCAGCGGTTTTGGCCGTGCCTATCGCCAAAGTCTCTATGGCAAATGGGGCGAGAGTGACGTAGAAGATGCGGTTAATGCGGCGAAATACTTAGTCACAAAGGGCTGGGTTGACGCAAATAAACTCGCTATCCGTGGTGTCAGTGCCGCGGGGTTAACCGTCATGTCATCTTTGGCGTTTTATGATGTCTTTCATGCGGGAGTCAGTTATGAAGGGATCAGTGATTTTGAGCAGCTCGCCAAGGGGACCCATAAGTTTGAATCGGGCTATCTTGAACAATTGGTCGGTCCATACCCTGAAAATAAAGCCAGATATCGGCAGTTATCTCCCCTTAATCACCTCGATGGTCTTAATGAACCCTTATTGATTTTTCAAAGCCTTCGAAACTCCATCGTGCCAGCCGCTCAATCGCAACTAATTTATGAGGCGCTTAAAGAGAAGGGCGTACCTACAGCGTACATTACCTATGGTGATGAAAATAATGGGGGAAGAACCCCAACCCAAAAGGCATTGGGGCTTGAAACTGAACTTGTTTTCTATGGCAAAATCTTTAAGTTTACCCCTGCGGGAGAACTGCCCAAACTAACGTTGGATAACGAACCTGTGCTGGGTTCAAAGTAG